The DNA segment CTAAGATAACTGACCTTATCAAGCAATTAAAACCTAAATACAGCCAAGAAAAAATGTGTAAAATTTTTAAAATTAGTAGAGCTACTTACTACTTTAATCTCAATAAAACTACTACTAAAACTCAAGAGAGATATGAATTACTATCTTCTCAAATCAAAAGAATTTATGAGGAAAATTCTAAAATTTATGGGGCTCCTAAAATACATGTAATACTTAATCGTGAGGGTTATCCCGCGAGTATCAAGCTAGTTCAAAGAATTATGAGAGCATTAGGTCTTTCATCTATTACTAGAAAAAAGTACAAGCCCCAGACAATTAAATCAAAAGTTGAAGCACCTGCGAGTAATCTTTTAAAACAGGATTTTTCAACTACCTCAACAAACGAGAAAATAGTAGGGGATATCACATATATTTACACAAAAGATTTTGGTTGGACATATTTAGCTTCATTTATGGATTTACATACGAACGAAATTAAAGGTTGGGACTACTCCACAACAATGACAACAGATATCGTTTTAAAAGCTCTTTCTAAACTTAATTTAAACAGTGATCTTACAGGCTGTATTATCCATACAGATCAAGGATCGCAGTATACGAGTAAAGAT comes from the Cetobacterium somerae ATCC BAA-474 genome and includes:
- a CDS encoding IS3 family transposase — protein: MCYSKKGFDNIREKLDDTKITDLIKQLKPKYSQEKMCKIFKISRATYYFNLNKTTTKTQERYELLSSQIKRIYEENSKIYGAPKIHVILNREGYPASIKLVQRIMRALGLSSITRKKYKPQTIKSKVEAPASNLLKQDFSTTSTNEKIVGDITYIYTKDFGWTYLASFMDLHTNEIKGWDYSTTMTTDIVLKALSKLNLNSDLTGCIIHTDQGSQYTSKDYVAKVKDLGATLSYSRKGNPYDNAPIESFHSVLKKELIYQSKPKTFEETKKSLFKYIEGWYNNHRIQKKLGY